From one Lotus japonicus ecotype B-129 chromosome 3, LjGifu_v1.2 genomic stretch:
- the LOC130742682 gene encoding protein ALP1-like isoform X1, with the protein MDPNKGSDPNQWLNDPNEWLNILSYLQLCQVGKRQYERLQERHVIPRVREESRVSFMRRLINDDVTCVEQLRMDTNTFRVLCSLLRFEGGLKEDGLVPIEEQAAIFLHILAHHAKNRVIKFKFQRSGETVSRYFNLVLNSVVRLHKNLLRAPDPVPEDCIDNRWKWFNGCLGALDGTYIPINVPEIDKPRYRSRKGEIATNVLGVCSRDMQFIYVLPGWEGSASDSRVLRDAINRRNGLKVPTGNYYLVDAGYTNGEGFLAPYRGSRYHLSEWRHRRAPTTPKELFNKRHAQARNVIERTFGLLKMRWAILRSPSYYPVKTHNRIIIACCLLHNLIRREMSIDPLESELENMPINEEVDEQPHDNIETIEASAAWTAWRDALANEMYNDWISQ; encoded by the exons atgGATCCAAATAAAGGTTCTGATCCAAATCAATGGTTAAATGACCCTAATGAGTGGCTTAATATTTTATCATACCTACAATTGTGTCAAGTGGGTAAAAGGCAATATGAAAGGCTCCAAGAGAGACATGTAATACCAAGAGTAAGAGAAGAATCAAGGGTGTCATTCATGAGGAGGTTAATAAATGATGATGTTACATGTGTGGAACAGCTGCGGATGGATACTAATACGTTTCGCGTGTTGTGTTCTCTTCTACGTTTTGAGGGTGGGCTAAAGGAAGATGGGCTAGTGCCTATAGAAGAACAAGCTGCTATATTTTTACACATTTTGGCTCACCATGCTAAAAACCGTgtcataaaatttaaatttcaaagGTCTGGGGAAACTGTTAGTAGATACTTCAATTTAGTGTTAAATTCTGTTGTAAGGTTGCATAAGAACTTACTTAGAGCACCAGATCCAGTTCCTGAGGATTGCATTGACAATAGGTGGAAATGGTTTAAT GGCTGTCTTGGAGCACTAGATGGGACCTATATTCCTATTAATGTCCCGGAGATTGATAAACCAAGATATAGAAGTCGGAAAGGTGAAATTGCAACAAATGTCTTAGGAGTATGCTCTCGGGATATGCAATTTATATATGTGTTACCGGGTTGGGAGGGTTCAGCTTCAGATTCTAGGGTGTTGCGTGATGCAATTAATAGGAGAAATGGTCTTAAGGTTCCCACAG GAAACTACTACTTGGTAGATGCTGGGTATACAAATGGAGAAGGGTTTCTTGCCCCTTATAGAGGAAGCCGATACCATCTTAGTGAGTGGAGACATAGACGTGCTCCAACGACTCCCAAAGAACTATTCAACAAGCGACATGCTCAAGCTAGAAATGTGATAGAAAGAACATTTGGATTACTTAAGATGCGCTGGGCAATTTTAAGAAGTCCGAGTTATTATCCCGTTAAAACTCATAACCGAATAATTATAGCTTGCTGCTTATTGCACAATTTGATTAGAAGAGAAATGTCCATTGATCCATTAGAATCAGAGTTGGAAAACATGCCTATCAATGAAGAGGTAGATGAACAACCACATGATAACATTGAAACTATTGAAGCAAGTGCAGCTTGGACTGCATGGAGAGACGCTTTGGCAAATGAAATGTATAATGATTGGATTAGCCAATGA
- the LOC130742682 gene encoding uncharacterized protein At2g29880-like isoform X2: MASEATQQAAKVKVERRAWSDEEFNALLDYLEEAVANNKRCDAGQFKNGTFKWLEQKLEAKFPTAGIKVKPHIESIIRRLKNEYKELYDMLNTSGFGWDDVNKKIHVDSDDVWNAYIQANKKDNAVKNYRNKVFPHFNRMVVIFGKDRANGKSAEDPTDVVEDLDKETNTHGNNTTDEHMDEVIGLSDDDIQDVTQAMSNNQNRGKEKITHSESRRVRKRLRGEDLIATSMDKFANQLVEVVGKSADRMGDMAESVKCMAEGVKVVKDFYNDSRAIPNELMKMEGLTSRERNKAGRLLMQNLPLVHLFWGFQGEHRVQFVRDLLEDN; this comes from the exons ATGGCATCTGAAGCTACTCAACAAGCTGCAAAAGTTAAAGTAGAACGTAGGGCTTGGAGTGATGAAGAGTTTAATGCATTATTGGATTACTTGGAAGAGGCGGTTGCTAATAACAAAAGGTGTGATGCTGGACAATTTAAAAATGGTACTTTTAAATGGTTGGAACAAAAGTTAGAAGCCAAATTTCCTACAGCGGGAATAAAGGTGAAACCACACATTGAATCAATTATTAGGAGGCTTAAAAACGAGTACAAAGAATTATATGACATGCTGAATACAAGTGGTTTTGGATGGGATGATGTGAACAAGAAAATACATGTTGATAGCGATGATGTTTGGAATGCCTACATTCAAGCTAACAAG AAGGATAACGCTGTGAAGAATTATAGGAACAAAGTGTTTCCTCACTTTAATCGGATGGTGGTTATTTTTGGGAAAGATCGTGCTAATGGAAAAAGTGCAGAAGATCCTACTGATGTTGTTGAGGATTTGGATAAAGAAACAAACACTCATGGAAACAATACTACTGATGAACATATGGATGAAGTTATTGGATTAAGTGATGATGATATTCAAGATGTCACTCAAGCCATGTCCAATAATCAAAATAGAGGTAAGGAGAAAATTACTCATTCTGAAAGTCGAAGAGTAAGAAAAAGGTTAAGAGGCGAAGATTTAATTGCTACTAGCATGGACAAGTTTGCAAATCAACTAGTTGAAGTTGTTGGAAAGTCTGCTGATAGGATGGGAGATATGGCTGAAAGTGTCAAGTGCATGGCTGAAGGTGTGAAAGTTGTGAAAGACTTTTATAATGATTCAAGGGCAATTCCTAATGAGCTGATGAAAATGGAAGGTCTCACATCTAGAGAACGCAACAAGGCTGGTCGTCTACTTATGCAAAACCTCCCATTGGTACATTTATTTTGGGGTTTTCAAGGTGAACATAGAGTTCAATTTGTGAGAGATTTACTTGAAGATAACTAA
- the LOC130744151 gene encoding uncharacterized protein LOC130744151 yields the protein MEKGIKPPTYHEVRVSYFKKAVEKVTESLGKYKNEWGKWGCTLMCDGWTDRNGRSLTNFLVNSPSRTVFLKSVDTSTVIKDANQMFNFLDSMVEEIGEHNVVQEVTDGSSNLVASRKLLKMQKNVTTYIYRHTWVISLYRQFCDGELARPAVTRFATAYLTLQYIDAKPVMPYIYKATDRTKEKIAASFNNEKSRYIKVWKLIDERWDLQLHRPLHAATYYLNPKYHYQNNFNPDNEVLYGFYVIIHKMTQDTKTRVLIDRQLENFKGARGIFWSEDGMLLVVKEIGKFFYQIHTKRRNWLEHQRLNAVVNVKYNLQLEMRQKTREEKGDNYNPICLSDIESDYEWITEKETSCLPNDDSWMDIHESFTLEEGAPSKKRKRGPRNLNARSNVGKGKSICEDESVVEEIIAIEEEGDEQLENEEDDLSDVDLEDD from the exons ATGGAGAAAGGCATAAAACCTCCTACTTATCATGAGGTAAGAGTTTCTTATTTTAAAAAGGCGGTTGAGAAGGTTACAGAAAGTTTAGGGAAGTATAAGAATGAATGGGGAAAATGGGGTTGTACTTTGATGTGTGATGGTTGGACGGATAGAAATGGAAGGTCACTTACAAACTTTTTAGTTAATAGTCCAAGTAGGACTGTTTTCTTAAAATCTGTTGACACGAGTACTGTTATTAAGGATGCAAATCAAATGTTTAATTTCCTGGACTCCATGGTGGAAGAAATTGGGGAACATAATGTAGTTCAGGAAGTGACAGATGGATCTTCTAATCTTGTGGCATCTCGGAAGTTGTTAAAG ATGCAAAAAAATGTCACAACTTACATTTATAGGCACACATGGGTCATAAGCTTGTATAGGCAGTTTTGTGATGGGGAATTGGCACGGCCAGCTGTTACAAGATTTGCAACTGCCTATTTGACCTTACAAT ATATTGATGCAAAACCTGTCAtgccatatatatataaagcaaCGGAtagaacaaaagagaaaatagCTGCGAGTTTCAATAATGAAAAGTCAAGATATATAAAGGTGTGGAAGTTGATCGATGAACGTTGGGATTTGCAGTTACATAGGCCTCTTCATGCGGCTACTTACTATCTTAATCCAAA GTACCATTATCAAAATAACTTCAATCCAGATAATGAAGTTCTTTATGGATTTTATGTGATCATTCATAAGATGACTCAAGATACAAAAACTAGAGTCTTAATTGATAGACAACTTGAGAATTTCAAGGGAGCTAGAGGAATTTTTTGGAGTGAAGATGGAA TGCTACTGGTTGTAAAAGAAATTGGAAAGTTTTTTTATCAGATTCATACTAAGAGAAGAAACTGGTTGGAGCATCAAAGATTAAATGCAGTTGTCAATGTTAAGTATAATCTTCAACTTGAGATGAGGCAAAAGACTAGAGAGGAGAAGGGAGATAACTATAATCCTATATGTTTATCCGACATTGAATCCGATTATGAGTGGATTACTGAAAAAGAGACTTCTTGCTTACCAAATGATGATTCATGGATGGATATACATGAGTCGTTTACTCTTGAAGAAGGAGCTCCAAGCAAGAAAAGGAAGCGAG GTCCAAGAAACTTAAATGCTCGTTCCAATGTGGGAAAAGGAAAATCTATTTGTGAAGATGAGAGTGTGGTTGAAGAAATAATTGCAATTGAAGAAGAAGGGGATGAACAATTGGAGAACGAGGAAGATGATCTCAGTGATGTTGACCTAGAGGATGATTGA